A stretch of DNA from Variovorax paradoxus:
TTCCCGTTCGTCGTCGCGTACGCGATCCCGAGCACGGCCACGGCCGCCACGTTCACTTCGCCGGTCGCCGCGACCATCAAGGCCACGGCAGGCACGCCGGCGCTGTACGCCGCCGGCAACCTCACGGCTGCCGACGTCGACAACGTGAACCTCACGGACCAGGCCGCCTTCAACGCCACCAAGAGCCTGGCCGTTCCGGCCGTCGCCTGGTCCGCCAACGGCGGCACCTGGCCTGCGGCGTCGGTGAGCGGTCCGCGCTCGGCGACCGGTTGCGCGGCCACCGTGGCAGGCGCGACCACGCCGGCTGCTGGCTGCGTGTACACCACCTACACGTTGAAGTTCAACAACACGGGCGGTGCAGCCGGTCGGTTCGTCCTGACCGACACGGTGCCCGCCGGCTTCACGTACGTGCCGGGTTCGGCCGTCTGGAGCAACGCACCGGGCACGGCACTCACGGACGCACCGCAGGGTGACGCAGCCGGCATCGACTTCACCGCGACCGGCAACTCGCTGGCCTTCGTGGTGGCATCACTGCCGCAGAACGTCACGCAGACGGTGAGCTTCGTCGTGATGGTCAACGACACGGCGGCCATCGGCACGTCGACCACGACCAACACGGCCAGGTACAACCCCGTGACCGTGCCCCCGACGACGACCTCGGACAACCCGGGCACGCCGGGCTCGCCGACCAACCCGTCGAGCTACAACGTCATCGGCACCTTCGGCATCATCCTCGGCTCGGCCGACGCCAGCGCCAGCCCGACGGCCTCGAAGGACACGGCAGTGGGCAACCCCAACACCACCGCGGCCGACACCACGACCGTCGCCAGTGCAGGGGCCGGTACCACGGTGAAGTTCACGCAGACGGTGTTCAACACGGGCAATGCCACGGACGTCGTGAACCTCACGGCCGCCCTGGGCACCTTCCCGGCCGGAACGACCTTCAAGTTCTTCGCCGCCGACGGGCTCACGCCGTTGATCGACAACAACGGCGACGGCGTTCCCGACACCGGTCCGGTCGCGGCCAACGGCAGCGTGCAGTTCGTGCTGGCGGCCACGCTGCCGGCCGCGGCAACGCCGGGCGCGGGCGGCAGTGCGATCGTCACCGGTACCTCGACGGGCGACAGCACCAAGACGGAAACCACGCGCGACACGCTGACGAACGTGGTGGGCGTGCTGGTCGACCTGACCAACACCGCCTCGGGCAACGGCATTGCAGGCAACACCGGCACCGGCGACGTGGGCACGGGCCCGAGCCCGCAGCCGACGACCACCCACACGACCGCTGCCGGCACCGGCACGATCTTCACGCTGTTCGTCAAGAACAACGACTCGGTGGCCAACACCTACAACCTCGCAGCGAGCCAGACCAACAGCTTCCCGGGCAGCCTGCCCGCGGGCTGGACCGTCAAGTTCGTGGCGGCGGGTGCGACCTGCGCGGGTTCCGCGCTCACCACGCTGAACGTGGCAGCCAACACCCAGACGCCGGTCGATGCCTGCGTGACGCCGCCTGCTTCGCAGACGCCCGTCACCGGCCAACTGGTGTACTTCCA
This window harbors:
- a CDS encoding beta strand repeat-containing protein; its protein translation is MTPTLSARRTGPVPRALWAGAAALTLSFLFGSSGAFAAAPPANTVIGNQASATYLDPNGASQLATSNLVQTTVQQVGSFNLDTFTTETTTVVNTKTGAAGTTVYAPHVLTNTGNGTDTFTFTVTAPASPNGFTKVEVFADANADGVPDSTTALCSVVPGAVCNVPAQTVAGNNGTFPFVVAYAIPSTATAATFTSPVAATIKATAGTPALYAAGNLTAADVDNVNLTDQAAFNATKSLAVPAVAWSANGGTWPAASVSGPRSATGCAATVAGATTPAAGCVYTTYTLKFNNTGGAAGRFVLTDTVPAGFTYVPGSAVWSNAPGTALTDAPQGDAAGIDFTATGNSLAFVVASLPQNVTQTVSFVVMVNDTAAIGTSTTTNTARYNPVTVPPTTTSDNPGTPGSPTNPSSYNVIGTFGIILGSADASASPTASKDTAVGNPNTTAADTTTVASAGAGTTVKFTQTVFNTGNATDVVNLTAALGTFPAGTTFKFFAADGLTPLIDNNGDGVPDTGPVAANGSVQFVLAATLPAAATPGAGGSAIVTGTSTGDSTKTETTRDTLTNVVGVLVDLTNTASGNGIAGNTGTGDVGTGPSPQPTTTHTTAAGTGTIFTLFVKNNDSVANTYNLAASQTNSFPGSLPAGWTVKFVAAGATCAGSALTTLNVAANTQTPVDACVTPPASQTPVTGQLVYFQLRSTLTTSTGVVAMDTKTDAVTVTTANTFGATLTPNNNGQVAPGGSVVYAHTVTITGAQSCGTKYNVTATLPAADVTAGWTTALYVDVNGDGQIDGGDTLVTNGTVTPPAPTAPATALDSGRTHKLLVKVFAPGGATAGATDTATVTVTFPDVAACGSPSATDITTVITGQMRLVKTQALDVNCDGTEVPTASAPLVAKPGECLVYRVVATNEGVAPVTNMSINDAVPAYTTFTGATQPPVATRCTSTGVTPAFVAANYTSTPTTVACGSTTNTVAPGGTATLLFTVKVNN